ACAGAAGGGTAAGTTTCTGTTCTCTTTAtacaaaaatgacccaaaaactATGTCGGATGTACTCTACAGGGCTACCAAGTACATGAACGTGGAAGATACACTGTTAGCTCGTGAAAAGAAGCCcaggaagaaggaaagaaaggagGAATCCCAAGAGGACAAGGGGTGAAAGATACCAAGGACAGGAAATAGAAAGGAGGATAGGCGTTCTAAGCCTTCCACTGGAAGATTCGCAAGTTTCACTCCGCTGAACACCCCAATTGATCAAGTTttgatgcaaatcaaggatgaagGATCCTTGACATTCCTTGACAAGCTGAAGGGAGACCCTAGTAAGAGGTCCAGAGACAAATACTGTTGTTTTCACCGCGACCATGGTCATGACACATTTGATTACTATGATTTAAAGCAGCAGATAGAAGCTCTCATTAAGCAAGGGAAGTTGCAAAGGTTTGTCGGTAAGGAAAGGACAGACCAGCCCCAAGAAACACCTGCACGGAGAGAAAACGAGCATTCCAAACCCCCGCTaggagacataaggatgattATAGGAGAA
The DNA window shown above is from Quercus lobata isolate SW786 chromosome 7, ValleyOak3.0 Primary Assembly, whole genome shotgun sequence and carries:
- the LOC115951738 gene encoding uncharacterized protein LOC115951738 — translated: MQIKDEGSLTFLDKLKGDPSKRSRDKYCCFHRDHGHDTFDYYDLKQQIEALIKQGKLQRFVGKERTDQPQETPARRENEHSKPPLGDIRMIIGETTASGSSKKVRKTYLWMVQSVQLTGFIPKMAWIDNPVIGFIEEDARRLHHSHDDALVVSNRVGNYNT